The Candidatus Bathyarchaeota archaeon genomic interval CGATGGCTATGGTTGCCGTTTTCTGTCCTTCTGCTTGCAAAATCGCCGCCTGCTTCATACCCTCCGCCACTTGGATTGCCGCGTTCTTCTGTCCGCTGGCTAAGGTGGCTTGGGCAATGGCGGTTTTCTCAGCTGCCTGCCGCTCGTTGTCTGCACGTAAAACCGACTCCATGGAACTCATTAGCCCTTTGGGTGGCTCTAAGTCTTTGATTTCGGCGCGTACGATTTCGATGCCCCAATCTTTTGTTTGTTCGTCGAGGGCTTCTTTGAGTTTGGCGTTAATTATGGGTCGGCTTGTGTTGGCAACAGCCATATCCATGCCGCCGATGATGTCACGCAATACTGTTCGCGCTAAAGTGTCGATTTGGCTTTCGTAGTTAGCTACGAAATATTGAGACGATTTAACATCTTTCTCGTCGGGCTTAACCCGATAGAAAACCACGGCGTCGACACCCATGAATACTTTGTCTTTGGTGATTACGTCTTGTCGTTGTACGCCAGTCATGTTTTCGGTAATGTTGACTTTTATTATGCGGTCAACAAAGGGCACCAAAAAAGTGATGCCTGAATCTACAAACCGATAATATTTGCCTAGCCGCTCAACCAAGCCTTTCTCGGTTGGACGGACAATGCGAAGCGAAGATACAGCGACATAGACGACTATGACGATGGGTACGACTATTGCTAAGATTGTAAATATATCTACCATATTATCTCTCTCCCCTAAAGGATTCTTCATCTTATGCATACGGTGGGCACATTTAAAATTTGTTATTAGAACAACAAAACAGCCAGCAACCAATAATTATTTGATGCAAAAATACCGAACCAACGGTCACTATGAACCAAACGGTACCGTATAAGAACACTTAGCCCAACTTGATTTCATAATCAAATGCAGAAGTCTGAGGGCTTAGGACATAAGCCATACCCGCCCACGCAAACCGATTCTGGACCCTCTCACGACCACAAAAAAACTGTGCCCCCTCCCGCTGACTCATAGCAAAAGATAAACCAAAATCGACAGTTGAAAAACAGCCCCGCCCCGACGTAACTTTGGACCAGCCCCCCACAGTGGAGTCATCCTGATGACTACCCTCGCCATCTTGAAAATTTACGAAGAAGTCTGCACCTTGTTCATTTAAAAAAATTATTTCTCGGCAACCCTTCTGTTCAACAGAGGACACGTCAGCGTTTATTTTGATATTGCCCGGTTCAAGATGGTATGTAACAGTGATTTCGCCTTGCGAAGAGGCTTCAACGAAACAAGTCTTTATCCCCAAGGTTTTTCTTAGCATCATAACATAGTTGAAAAGAGAACTTGACTTCTTTTGGTTCAAGTAAGAGACCTCAAAAGCTCTGTGAAATACGCGGTAAACAGCGTTGTTGATGAACATGCCTTTTAGCTGTTTTTCTGACACCACATTTAAGCTGAAAACCTTACGAATAATTGTCTCCTTGGCGTCTTGCTGCTCCAAAAAGACTGCGGCTTTACTGGAAAAAAAGGTTTTGTCAGCGTATTTTACTACTGGGACACCAAAACCTGCGCCCTCCTCCACTAACTCGACGCCCCTATATACCAAGATTAACCCTTTTTGCAGTGCGGCAATTTCAAGGTTTTCTGGCCGATTGTCCGGGTAGAGTCTAATGCTTAGGTTTTGGTCAACTTGAAAAGTATACGGCTTCTCCAGTCTTATCTAAATTCCACCAAAAACTTTAGCGCTTCTAAAGACGGTGCTTTGCTGTTTGGCAAAGTCTATCTTTAGGCAACAACAAAGTAGTAGATAGGAGGATTTAATCCTTAAGATTTTTAGATAAAAAACTATCCATATGGAAATTTGTTATTCCAATACGGCTACTGATTCCCCTCTTAATAGTTGTGCTAATCAAAATTGCAGCTGCAACCTACATCTACTTCAGCCTCAACATCGGGATAGACGGCACCTTCTGGGCAGACCCCACCCGAGTCTACAATTGGCCACAAAATCAAGCCCTAATCCAATACACTACAGGACCCGTTAGGTGGCCTCTGACTTTTCTGGGTTGGGATAGCGCATGGTACCTAAGCATAATGACCAATGGTTACGCAGTGTCAAATCAGAGTTATGCGTTCTCGCCTGGGCTACCATTCTTCGCCAATTCCTTAAACCTAGTCTTTTTGTCACCAACGGTTTCATTGGTTATTGTTACTTTACTTTTTGGGGTTCTCTGGATTCCGCTCTACCAACTATTTGCTGAAAAATATGTAAGTAAAGCGGGTGCCCTGCTGTCTGTGTTACTCTTGGCTTTTTCTCCTTACCTGTTTGTCTTCACAACAGTCGCGTATACTGAGGGTCTTTTTCTGTTTTTTGTTCTGGTTTCATGGGTTCTGTTGCAACGGGGTCACAGTGTTGGCGCCTCATTTATTGCCGCGTTGGCACCGTTGATGCGTATCATGGGCATACTAATGATAGCACCGCTACTGTACAATGCCCTAAAAAGCCCCGTTCATCGACTTCGAAACGTGTTCCTGAGTTTTTTGCCTTTGGTGTCGCTTTTGGCGTGGTTTGCAAGTTTTGCTCTAAGCACGGGGGATATGTTGGCGACTTTTCACACAACCGAGTGGAGTCAACTATACTCGGTTAGAACACTAATTTTTGAAGGCTTCCCCCAGTATGGAGTCAACGCCTTTTCATACGGGGTATATCCAAGTGCGCCTGTGTTGACAGATTGGCTTTTTCCCTATGGTATCGTCGTATCCTTTGCCATACCTCTTTTGATGCTGGTTTTGCTTTGGAAAAAAGATAAAGCGCTGTGGCTTTATGCCGCGTTGGGCTATTTGGGGATTGCCGCTTTTGGCGCCATCGCGTCCGCGCCCAGATTTTTTTCGGTTCTGTTTCCCCTTTGGATACCCCTCGCAGCCCTGCTCTCAGAAAACAAAAAATCCCTAATTGCCACCGCAATCTTGTCTGGTCTCTTTTTGGTTGTCGCAGTTGAATTTTGGCTGAGTTTTTTGAGTGGAGAATTCGTTGCATAGGTTGAGATAAACAATTAGGAGCCAGAAACAGGGTTGATGGGGAAGCGGGTCCGGTGGGATTTGAACCCACGATCTCCGGCTCCGAAGGCCGACACCTTAATCCGTGCTAGGCTACGAACCCTTTTCCGTACAATAGCAGCCTAGGATACGGTGTTAAAAGTGATATAGGGTTATTTATGCGTTGCAGGTTTCATCGGTCCGTTTTTGTCCTTGAGACAGTTGTATAAACTAAATCCCCTACATAGCTACGGTTAAGAAAAAAATTTTGCAACGAAAATAGCAATAATATTGATTCTTATGAACCCAACATATCTTCCCGAAAAACTCGCCTTTCCATAGGAATCATTTAACTAAAGCGAATGCAAACGTCGCATATGAAAAATTTGAAGCTGTTACCCTACTTTTTATGGCTTGAAGTTAAGAGAGTCATCTTTAGCAAGAAGTATTTTGCAGAAATCGACATAACCGATAATTGTAATCTTAGATGTAGACACTGTTATCATTTTCACGGAAAAACCGATTTTAAAAGCCAAGAATTGCCGCTTTCTGTTTGGGAAAAAAGGTTTAGAGACCTTCACAAATCGGGGGTGAGGGCTGTTATGCTTGTAGGCGGTGAACCTGCCTTAAGACCCGATGTTTTGATGCTTGCTGACAAAGTGTTTCCCATAGTATATGTCATAACAAATGGAACCATAAAAGTACCCGACGATTTCAACCATAGATTATTCGTTTCAGTCGATGGAACACCAAAAACAAACGATTTTATCAGAGGAAAAAACTCCTTCACAAGATTAATGGAAAACTACTCAAAAGATAAACGCGTCATCATCAACATGACCCTGACTTCAAACAACTACAAAGAACTCGAAGAGGTTACAGCAATAGCGGAAAAAAACGGTTTTGATGGTGTAGTATGTAATATATGCTCAGGGGTAATTGACTGCGATTCTAACTTGTTTATGGATGACAGAACAAATTTAATCCACGAAATGAGAAGAGTAAAAGAGCTATACCCGAAGCTTTTTCTGATGACCAAAAGCATGATCAAATGGTATGAAAAGCCCGATCACACAAAATGGTGCGCATGGGGTAGCGAAACATTGCATCTGGATGTTTTTTGGAAAAAAAGAAGATGTTTCACTAATAATGCTGATTGCTCCAATTGCGGTTGTTTTGCAGGTGCCTTTCAAACGCCTCTAAAGATGATAAAGAATCTAAATACAATGATCAAAATAGCCACCCTCAGATAACTCACCCAAAAAAAGCTGCCCGAAGTTACTCAATGGTGTAGAAGGCCTCTTTAGCAGCATTTTGCAGCTCTAAGGGCGTCGATTTAACCACGCGAAGAATGCTCGATGGTGTACCCGTTGTTAACATAGACTATCTCTATGTCAGGAAATTGGGTTTTTATTGTTTTTTTAAGATTTTCTAAGTCTTTATCGTAGGCTTTTAGGATGAGTGCGCGTGGTTTGACTTTGTTGCTTGTTTTTTGCTTCAAATAGTCCTCTTGGTTTTGCATGTCAGGGTTAATTTCTTTTTTTAGGGTTAACTGGATGGTCATTTCTTTGAGTTCTCATAAGATATTAAAAAAATGGGGGAGGGGATTGTTGGTTCACCTATGTTTATGGGCGTTTTCGCAGGACAAGTATTGTTATTGCGAATCCGATTATCAAAATGATGATGATGGCTATCACTGATGGCAAAAAGTATGTGTCCACCATATTTGAGGGTGGTGCGGCTGTTGCTGTTGCTGGAGTTGTGGTTTCGTCGACTGCGACTGCGGTTTCTGAATGGGATGGCCAGTATGATTCGGTTCCGCCAAAGGTTGCAATGATGGTGTATTTGCCTGCGATGTCGGGGTTCCATTGGTAGCTGTAGAAGCCGTTTTCGTCGCTTGTTGCTTCGCCGATGTTGCGGTAGTTGCCGTTACTGTCGATGACGTCTAAGCTGACTGGGACGCCCACGGTGTTGTCAGGGCGCGGTTTTTGCATGTAGACGTATTGCATCCAGTCGCTCATGCTTTCGTCAGACACTGCTGGAACGCCAGTTGGGAATCTTGCCGCCTGCTCAGCTTGGGTGGTGCCGGAAGCTAAGTCGATGACGCTGCCTTCGATTAGCACGCTGCTGCCTAGCACTGAAACTTTTGGTGATGCGGTGACTGAGGTTTGGCTTGGGCCTTTGCCGATGGTGTAGATTTGGTTGTCGTAGAGGTTGAGGTACGTGTAGAATCCGTCTGCGATTGCGAAGCCAGTAGAAACTTGGCCTATGCCTCCTGCCGAGGAGGGTGTGGCTGCGTCTAGTGACCAGATTACTTCGCCGGTGGTTGCGTTGAGGCAGTAGGTTTTGGTGTCTTTCCAGTAGGGGGCGTTGCGGGAGTGTTCGGCGGTGCCTAAGTAGATTTTTCCATCAGCCACACAGTTCACGGCTAATGGATAGTTTGTGTAAGGTGTTGCTAACCCGCTGGGTACGCTGAAGTTCCAAATTACATTTCCGTTTGCGCAGTCATAGGCGTAGATTGTGCCGTAGCCGCTGTGGTATAGGTTGCCGTATGCGACCGCCCAGCCTGTGCTGTAGAAGCCCCATGCGTCTTCGGGCTGTGATGTCCATAATAGGTCTCCGTTGTCCATGCTGTAGCCTGAAAACGTTAAGGCGTCTCGGGACCACATGGTGAAGACTCGGTTTGTTGGGTCAACTGGTCCTTGTAGTAGGGTTTGGTTGCCTGAGGGTGCATTGTAGCTCTTTGTCCATAAGAGTTGGCCGCGGCTTTCGGGTTTGAGGTTTATTGCCCACATCGTCCATGGATTGGGGGTACCCCACTCAGTGATTCCGGCAAAAGTACTGCTAGTTCCTAATGCTATGTCATCAGGAATTACTTTTACAATTGCTGGTGATGGCCCGGGTAATGTGGGTATGGTTGCGTTCCATGAAAAGGCGGTGCTTGCGTCCACGGTCTTCCCTATAGGTCTCCATTGGAAGAAGCCTGAACTAGTTGTGTCGTTTGCGTTAGTTCTGGATGTTATTGCACCGATATTGGTGTTGTTCCATAAAGCTATCCACTTGGCTGTGGCGTTTAGTTGGTAGAAGACGATTTCCCCGTTAGGGGTGTAGTAGGTTGTGGTTCCAAAAGTTGAGGATCCTGCTCCAGCTGGGACATTGTACATGCTGTATAGCCAGTTGCCTGTTAGGGGGTCATATGCAGTCCAGTTGGTTGGCGTTGCGGGGGCGCCGTAGCCGCCAATACCACTTACGCTCCATAAGTAGCCGTTGGGGATGACACCGTGTTGATTGAATGATTCATAATCATAGAGTTGGGCAAATGATGGCATTGTCATGTTTTGCCAGAAAATAAGTTCACCCGTTCGCAAGTCCACACAGTTATATCCGCCGCCAGTTGCAGAATTGCTCTTAGGTACGGCGTAGTATAGTCGTCCATAGATTACCAGCGGCGTGCCAAATCTGCCTTCATACGCGGTTCCGTCGTAGTAAGTCATGCCATCGATGCCCGTGCCCGTTCCACCCACTACACCGCCGTCTAACATGGGTTTTGACC includes:
- a CDS encoding PQQ-binding-like beta-propeller repeat protein, coding for MKSNISKNSVNSILLILLLSFSTIAASLTIAEAHTPPWEIQPYIYITATPNPIGVGQPATVVFWLNWIPPTAMGSAGDRWLFYLDIISPDGSKETVGPLTSDPVGGSYYIFTPETTGNYTFTARFGPQILTGSTGTGIYNNMGFGGPIQYLNDTFLEASGTTSITVQEESIPSPPIYPLPTEYWTRPIEGQNDNWYVIGSNWLGPQQAARFQPDGTAPSSAHVMWSKPMLDGGVVGGTGTGIDGMTYYDGTAYEGRFGTPLVIYGRLYYAVPKSNSATGGGYNCVDLRTGELIFWQNMTMPSFAQLYDYESFNQHGVIPNGYLWSVSGIGGYGAPATPTNWTAYDPLTGNWLYSMYNVPAGAGSSTFGTTTYYTPNGEIVFYQLNATAKWIALWNNTNIGAITSRTNANDTTSSGFFQWRPIGKTVDASTAFSWNATIPTLPGPSPAIVKVIPDDIALGTSSTFAGITEWGTPNPWTMWAINLKPESRGQLLWTKSYNAPSGNQTLLQGPVDPTNRVFTMWSRDALTFSGYSMDNGDLLWTSQPEDAWGFYSTGWAVAYGNLYHSGYGTIYAYDCANGNVIWNFSVPSGLATPYTNYPLAVNCVADGKIYLGTAEHSRNAPYWKDTKTYCLNATTGEVIWSLDAATPSSAGGIGQVSTGFAIADGFYTYLNLYDNQIYTIGKGPSQTSVTASPKVSVLGSSVLIEGSVIDLASGTTQAEQAARFPTGVPAVSDESMSDWMQYVYMQKPRPDNTVGVPVSLDVIDSNGNYRNIGEATSDENGFYSYQWNPDIAGKYTIIATFGGTESYWPSHSETAVAVDETTTPATATAAPPSNMVDTYFLPSVIAIIIILIIGFAITILVLRKRP
- a CDS encoding SPFH/Band 7/PHB domain protein; protein product: MVDIFTILAIVVPIVIVVYVAVSSLRIVRPTEKGLVERLGKYYRFVDSGITFLVPFVDRIIKVNITENMTGVQRQDVITKDKVFMGVDAVVFYRVKPDEKDVKSSQYFVANYESQIDTLARTVLRDIIGGMDMAVANTSRPIINAKLKEALDEQTKDWGIEIVRAEIKDLEPPKGLMSSMESVLRADNERQAAEKTAIAQATLASGQKNAAIQVAEGMKQAAILQAEGQKTATIAIAEGDAQATKLRNEALTTYFKDSAVVFKQLETISASLQNNSKIIVPEGKAISLILNEQENLAKATIIPAPIPPPNPKNTR
- a CDS encoding radical SAM protein, with amino-acid sequence MKNLKLLPYFLWLEVKRVIFSKKYFAEIDITDNCNLRCRHCYHFHGKTDFKSQELPLSVWEKRFRDLHKSGVRAVMLVGGEPALRPDVLMLADKVFPIVYVITNGTIKVPDDFNHRLFVSVDGTPKTNDFIRGKNSFTRLMENYSKDKRVIINMTLTSNNYKELEEVTAIAEKNGFDGVVCNICSGVIDCDSNLFMDDRTNLIHEMRRVKELYPKLFLMTKSMIKWYEKPDHTKWCAWGSETLHLDVFWKKRRCFTNNADCSNCGCFAGAFQTPLKMIKNLNTMIKIATLR